The following are encoded in a window of Colletotrichum lupini chromosome 3, complete sequence genomic DNA:
- a CDS encoding beta-ketoacyl synthase domain-containing protein: MGDPIAIVGLSARLPGDGDTPERFYESLLAGRSARTEVPRERYNAEAFWHPDADRSGATRVRHGHFLKGSISAFDAPFFSITPTEARSIDPQQRGMLESVYKALENAGIPLDTVAGTQTGVYVGCFTADYNDHIAKDLDIPNKYSALGTVASMLSNRVSWFFDFRGPSVTVDTACSSSLVAVHEACMSLKLREVNMAVVGGCNLILTPEMTLKLDAAGVLGPDGKSYSFDHRANGYSRGEGFGALVLKRVSDAIRDGDVIRAVIRNSSTNQDGRSPGITQPTKRGQVALIKHVYERANLDPSLTRFAEAHGTGTPVGDPIEASALAEIFAPHRSADEPLYVGALKSNVGHLEGAAGVAAVIKGVLTLESGVIPGNIWFEKRNPKIQDAWNLRFPTKPTAWPQRGLRRMSVNSFGVGGSNAHVVMDDALHFLKSFRLVGNHRTETIPKIPRQLDAPLVNGTGRVNGFHRPSDSGIHLDDFDTEDAPRLFVLSANDQDAVSRLRDGYRDYLATKAAQIVGESAQLRFLRDLSYTLACRRTRHSWRTFSIASSPAQLEKSLEGNAATPIRAKTNPRLAFVFTGQGAQWATMGMDLLAYRAFQESLLAADRYLNDLGCNWSLTFELSKSKTSSRINDPEFCQPICTALQVAMVDLLSTWGVYPHAITGHSSGEVAAAYAAGAISRQAAWKIAYFRGKLSAKLARSASRPSTGMAAVGLSKAATQDAIDRVNQQLGGEGTLEIACMNSVNSHTVSGDAEKIDALVQLLSAEKVFARKLNVEIAYHSQYMKAMADEYLEAMGDLQQGALRSSVKPRFYSSTMGVPILPSQLRRPEYWVKNLVSPVRFTESVTEMLKGSEVPKINGHVDGHVNGLVNGFVNGHVNGAVNSDCEEEFPFEPITDFLEIGPHSALKGPLFSTVKQVHGNAKVDYHSLLIRQKPGVETALESVGNLFCHGYNVNLAQVNDADEPHGPKPLMLTNLPSYPFDHSKEYWVQSTLSDDYRKRPVGRHELLGAPMAGFNENNAVWRNYIRLSENPWIEDHKVSGDVLYPAAGMLVMAIEASRQIADKSKALKGFRLRDVSFKRALRVPDDANGVESQFYLRQHRENSHSVVSTWREFQLWTMQDGAWREHCHGFVQTEYESGDRLALRGPEESIHDGCATETSVDKLYRSFADSGLNFGPTFQTLSDVRLGQDLSMVATLHSSVDKIEKSMPHQYVQPHLVHPATLDGVVHANLVALVFSSKYAGATRVPTYLADGWISARSSLSHYSYSVSADTRVKGRSEVVSDVRATHLEQGDEMVQMSGLVFKTISNGPSKDNSQAMVHPAFNVSWKPDPNFLTKQQASQLFQLPLTQEDDPSTWMLDCEALCLAYMHRCVKSLTQESIGKMTWYHQRYVKWFQHVARQHSDGPASESIEQLEAKVLNGNASEGKLIIAVGQALSSILTGDRDPLDVIFKDKLAEDVYSNGLGSKRCYAQLCSYLDIMAHKNPNMEILEIGAGTGGATRPAMATLTRDSGRRYGHYDFTDISPSFFEQAKENFKDEVGRMGFRVLNVENDPLSQGFEADKYDLIIAANVLHATKKIDETLVNARKLLKPGGKLLLFEITNTEILLGSFCFGTLHGWWLSEDKDRVWGPLMSPNSWDTHLRASGFSGLDAVFDDFASSPHQMSSILVSSNPSTEIVACSPSSYYILTSESPTQTELAAKVVQSIGQGGGCEIATITSLADKSLASATCVVLSELDHAALKDMDEETFNSFKRVLTKSKNILWVTRGGTSTAPDPDSELVTGLARVVRSERPDVNFLTLSFEQNADEELIAARCVQVLAAEQDSVENSFRVIDDVVHVSRLVEADYMTDHIQNQTGIVSIENKLLKDEASRSLHLQVGDVGQLDSLRFVEDALTDTPLGDHDVEFKVMACGVSTSDVSAVLGKAEDSPLGLEASGIVTKSGPASRFQVGDKVFGLAVSGTMKTHVRSTDGLLAKLPDGVSFADGAVLPVDYTTAYAVLCEFGSIREGNSVMVHGACSSIGKAFVQVAQLQKAEVYTTVRNQSEREELVKRCGIPEDHVFSSRDFSMRSAQQKLAKGRGINVLITVVDDLNDGVIDCIAPFGRIVYIGSVDGISNTRVPRGRNIRLESFDLTSCLAFDLTRTETMFQHMVDIVFANWKNISRPSPTAIYSFSQVGDAFRRTQSEDQDTVKIVLEPRDDDMIPVVPSRKSLSSFDPQASYVIVGGLGGLGRSVARWMACRGAKNLILLSRRGAVEKAAIELLSELEAVCDNVVTPACDVTDAGALQTVLAELATTLPPIKGCIQGSMVLQDNLLENMSLDNWKAAVQPKVQASWNLYNALGDKMDFFVFLSSTVGVTGSPEQANYAAGGTFQDAFAHHLVFKGVNAVSIDLPIIRGVGYVAEKPELWDYLSSAGWTHITADELYAVLDYHCRPASAVTSQETTRAQVIPRLWLPQETAAEGYQTQTWGEDPLFSHLRLTETDDAERGDDANKGINHKAHLQCASSLEEAEKIVLDALLLKIARMLSIDALNLETSKPLHAYGIDSLTAVELRSWLMKELGAEVSVFDITNNSSIAQLAVLATKKSSLRQRFAD, encoded by the exons ATGGGAGATCCCATCGCCATTGTTGGGCTCAGCGCGAGGCTTCCAGGGGACGGCGATACGCCAGAGCGGTTCTACGAGTCGTTACTCGCCGGGAGGTCAGCTCGCACGGAAGTCCCGCGGGAGAGATACAATGCAGAGGCATTTTGGCATCCGGATGCCGACAGGAGCGGCGCC ACACGAGTCCGTCATGGCCACTTTCTCAAGGGCAGCATATCAGCATTTGACGCGCCGTTTTTCTCTATCACACCCACAGAAGCACGAAGTATCGATCCGCAACAGCGAGGAATGTTGGAGAGTGTATACAAGGCTCTCGAAAATG CCGGAATACCTCTCGATACCGTTGCCGGAACCCAGACCGGCGTATACGTCGGCTGCTTCACGGCCGATTACAATGATCACATAGCGAAAGACTTGGATATTCCGAATAAATACTCAGCCCTGGGCACAGTAGCCAGTATGCTCAGCAACAGAGTCTCGTGGTTCTTCGACTTTCGGGGCCCGAGTGTAACAGTAGACACGGCCTGCTCAAGCAGTCTGGTGGCCGTGCACGAAGCATGCATGAGTCTCAAACTTCGTGAAGTCAACATG GCCGTCGTGGGCGGGTGCAACCTTATCCTGACTCCCGAGATGACACTAAAGCTAGACGCGGCGGGCGTTCTGGGTCCGGACGGCAAGTCATACAGCTTTGACCACCGGGCCAACGGATACTCCCGCGGCGAAGGGTTCGGGGCCCTGGTCTTAAAGCGGGTATCGGATGCCATTCGGGACGGGGACGTCATCCGCGCCGTCATCCGGAACTCTTCCACGAACCAGGACGGCCGATCGCCCGGCATCACGCAGCCGACGAAAAGGGGCCAGGTCGCGCTCATCAAGCACGTCTACGAGCGGGCCAACTTGGACCCTTCGCTCACGCGGTTCGCCGAGGCCCATGGCACGGGTACTCCCGTGGGCGATCCCATAGAGGCGAGCGCCCTTGCTGAGATCTTTGCGCCTCATCGGTCTGCGGACGAGCCGCTGTACGTGGGTGCGCTGAAGAGCAATGTTGGACACTTGGAGGGCGCTGCGGGCGTAGCGGCCGTGATCAAGGGTGTCTTGACGCTAGAAAGCGGCGTTATTCCCGGGAACATTTGGTTCGAGAAGCGCAACCCAAAGATCCAGGACGCGTGGAACTTGAGGTTTCCCACGAAACCAACGGCGTGGCCGCAGCGTGGCCTGCGCCGCATGTCGGTGAACTCATTTGGCGTTGGTGGCAGTAATGCCCACGTAGTGATGGATGATGCGCTCCATTTCCTCAAGAGCTTCCGTCTGGTCGGGAACCATCGCACGGAGACGATCCCCAAGATTCCCAGACAACTAGACGCACCTTTAGTGAATGGGACGG GCCGCGTTAATGGATTCCACCGCCCATCGGATAGCGGGATCCATCTAGACGATTTTGACACTGAAGACGCCCCACGTCTCTTTGTCTTGTCGGCAAACGACCAGGATGCCGTTTCTCGGTTACGAGACGGATACAGGGACTATCTTGCAACGAAAGCGGCCCAGATCGTCGGAGAATCCGCCCAGTTGCGGTTTTTGAGGGACCTAAGCTACACACTGGCCTGTAGGCGGACCCGTCATTCCTGGAGGACGTTTAGTATCGCCAGCTCGCCGGCACAGTTAGAAAAGTCTCTCGAGGGGAATGCGGCTACTCCCATACGAGCAAAGACCAACCCGCGGCTTGCGTTTGTCTTTACTGGCCAGGGAGCGCAATGGGCGACGATGGGCATGGACCTGTTGGCGTACCGCGCCTTTCAAGAGAGTCTTTTGGCGGCTGATCGGTATCTTAATGATCTCGGTTGTAATTGGTCCTTAACGT TCGAATTATCAAAGTCAAAGACTTCCTCTCGAATTAACGACCCCGAATTCTGCCAACCCATATGCACTGCTCTGCAGGTTGCCATGGTTGACCTTCTCTCCACTTGGGGCGTCTACCCACATGCCATCACGGGACATTCATCCGGTGAAGTCGCCGCAGCCTACGCCGCTGGCGCAATCTCACGACAAGCAGCCTGGAAAATCGCCTACTTCCGCGGTAAGCTGAGCGCCAAGCTCGCGCGCTCAGCTTCTCGGCCGAGTACGGGCATGGCTGCCGTCGGTCTGAGCAAAGCCGCCACGCAAGACGCCATCGATCGCGTGAACCAGCAACTTGGCGGCGAAGGTACCCTAGAAATTGCTTGCATGAACAGCGTGAATAGTCATACCGTCAGCGGTGATGCTGAAAAGATTGACGCCCTGGTCCAGCTGCTCAGCGCCGAAAAGGTGTTCGCGAGGAAGCTCAACGTCGAGATTGCGTACCATTCGCAGTACATGAAGGCCATGGCTGATGAGTACCTGGAGGCCATGGGAGATCTTCAACAGGGTGCTTTGAGAAGCTCTGTGAAGCCTCGGTTCTACTCTTCGACGATGGGAGTGCCAATACTCCCCTCGCAACTTCGACGACCTGAGTACTGGGTCAAGAACTTGGTATCGCCAGTCCGGTTTACCGAGTCGGTCACAGAGATGCTCAAGGGTTCTGAAGTACCCAAGATCAACGGACATGTTGACGGACATGTCAATGGTCTCGTCAACGGATTTGTCAATGGCCACGTGAATGGTGCTGTGAACAGTGACTGTGAAGAGGAATTCCCCTTCGAACCCATCACCGACTTCTTGGAAATTGGCCCTCACAGCGCTCTCAAGGGACCGCTCTTCAGCACAGTCAAACAGGTCCACGGCAACGCCAAGGTTGACTATCACTCCCTTCTTATCCGACAGAAGCCGGGCGTCGAGACTGCACTGGAATCCGTCGGAAATCTCTTCTGCCACGGCTACAATGTCAACCTGGCGCAGGTCAACGACGCAGACGAGCCTCATGGGCCAAAGCCACTCATGCTCACCAATCTGCCCTCTTACCCTTTTGACCACTCGAAAGAGTACTGGGTACAGAGCACGTTGAGCGACGACTACCGCAAGAGACCTGTGGGCCGGCACGAGCTACTTGGAGCTCCAATGGCGGGTTTCAACGAGAATAATGCGGTGTGGCGCAATTACATCCGACTTTCGGAGAATCCCTGGATCGAAGATCACAAGGTCTCTGGAGATGTCTTATACCCTGCGGCCGGTATGCTTGTCATGGCTATCGAGGCGAGCCGGCAGATTGCCGATAAGAGCAAGGCCTTGAAGGGGTTCAGACTGAGAGATGTGTCATTCAAGCGGGCCCTGCGAGTACCCGATGATGCCAATGGTGTCGAATCTCAGTTTTACCTCCGTCAGCACCGGGAGAACAGCCACTCCGTTGTTTCGACATGGCGAGAATTCCAGCTCTGGACCATGCAAGATGGCGCGTGGAGGGAGCACTGCCACGGTTTCGTGCAGACTGAGTACGAGTCGGGTGATCGACTCGCACTCAGGGGACCTGAAGAGAGCATTCATGATGGCTGTGCGACGGAGACTTCTGTCGACAAGCTGTATCGCAGCTTCGCGGATTCTGGGTTGAACTTTGGCCCAACCTTCCAGACTCTGAGCGACGTCCGTCTTGGACAAGACCTTAGCATGGTAGCAACGCTCCATTCTTCAGTGGACAAGATCGAGAAGTCGATGCCACACCAGTATGTCCAGCCGCACTTGGTGCACCCAGCTACTCTCGATGGCGTCGTACATGCCAATCTCGTCGCTCTGGTCTTCAGCTCCAAATACGCCGGGGCAACCAGAGTGCCCACGTACCTGGCTGATGGCTGGATTTCGGCGCGATCGAGCCTGTCTCATTACTCATACAGTGTGTCTGCTGACACTCGAGTCAAAGGGCGCAGCGAGGTGGTCTCGGACGTGAGGGCTACACATCTGGAACAAGGTGACGAGATGGTACAAATGTCTGGCCTTGTCTTCAAGACTATCTCGAATGGGCCGTCCAAGGACAACTCTCAGGCGATGGTTCATCCGGCTTTCAACGTATCCTGGAAGCCTGATCCGAATTTCCTGACGAAGCAGCAGGCTTCACAACTTTTCCAGCTGCCTCTAACGCAGGAGGATGACCCATCTACCTGGATGCTGGACTGCGAGGCGCTGTGCCTTGCTTACATGCACCGTTGCGTAAAATCTCTTACCCAAGAGTCCATCGGCAAGATGACCTGGTACCACCAGCGATACGTCAAGTGGTTCCAACACGTCGCCCGTCAGCACTCGGACGGTCCCGCAAGTGAGAGTATTGAACAACTCGAAGCCAAAGTCTTGAATGGCAACGCATCGGAAGGTAAGCTTATCATCGCCGTCGGCCAGGCCCTCTCGAGTATCCTCACCGGAGACCGCGATCCCTTGGACGTCATCTTCAAAGATAAGCTGGCAGAGGATGTCTACAGCAACGGTCTCGGCTCTAAGAGATGCTACGCTCAGCTTTGTAGCTACCTCGACATCATGGCGCACAAGAACCCTAACATGGAAATCCTCGAGATTGGCGCCGGCACAGGTGGCGCCACGCGTCCTGCCATGGCGACGTTGACACGAGACAGCGGACGTCGGTACGGGCACTACGATTTCACCGACATCTCGCCGTCGTTCTTCGAACAAGCCAAGGAAAACTTCAAGGATGAGGTCGGACGAATGGGATTCCGCGTGCTCAATGTCGAGAATGACCCCCTGAGCCAGGGCTTCGAGGCCGACAAGTATGATCTCATTATTGCGGCGAACGTCTTGCACGCTACGAAGAAGATTGACGAGACCCTCGTCAATGCTAGGAAGTTGCTCAAACCTGGCGGAAAGCTTCTCCTCTTTGAGATCACCAACACTGAGATCCTGCTGGGAAGCTTCTGCTTCGGCACGCTGCACGGGTGGTGGCTTTCAGAGGACAAGGACCGTGTCTGGGGTCCGTTGATGTCTCCCAATTCATGGGATACCCATCTTCGAGCTTCTGGTTTCAGTGGGCTTGATGCTGTCTTTGACGATTTCGCTTCATCCCCGCATCAGATGAGCTCGATCCTGGTGTCCAGTAACCCTTCAACGGAAATAGTGGCATGCTCTCCTTCATCGTACTACATTCTGACCAGCGAGTCGCCCACTCAGACCGAGCTGGCAGCGAAGGTCGTGCAATCAATCGGTCAAGGAGGTGGTTGCGAAATCGCAACTATCACGTCCTTGGCTGACAAGAGCCTGGCTAGCGCGACGTGTGTGGTACTCTCCGAACTGGACCATGCTGCTTTGAAGGATATGGACGAGGAGACCTTTAACAGCTTCAAGCGCGTACTGACCAAGAGCAAAAATATCCTTTGGGTGACTCGTGGCGGTACGTCCACTGCGCCCGACCCGGATTCCGAGTTGGTAACCGGCCTGGCTAGAGTGGTTCGCTCAGAGAGGCCAGATGTCAACTTCCTCACTCTCTCTTTCGAACAGAATGCCGACGAAGAGCTCATTGCCGCCAGGTGCGTCCAGGTTCTTGCAGCAGAACAAGACAGCGTCGAGAACTCATTCAGGGTGATTGACGACGTGGTTCACGTATCTCGCCTCGTCGAGGCAGATTACATGACCGATCACATTCAAAACCAGACTGGCATCGTGAGCATTGAGAACAAGCTTTTGAAAGACGAAGCCTCTCGTTCGCTGCACCTTCAGGTCGGAGACGTTGGCCAACTTGACTCACTTCGCTTCGTGGAAGACGCTCTGACCGACACACCACTTGGAGACCACGATGTCGAGTTCAAGGTCATGGCTTGTGGAGTGAGCACCAGTGACGTCTCCGCAGTCCTCGGCAAGGCAGAAGACTCGCCTCTGGGTCTAGAGGCTTCTGGCATAGTCACAAAGTCTGGGCCTGCCTCTAGGTTCCAGGTTGGGGACAAGGTCTTTGGACTCGCGGTGTCGGGCACCATGAAGACCCATGTTCGATCTACGGACGGCTTGCTCGCGAAGCTGCCTGATGGAGTGTCGTTCGCTGATGGCGCGGTCTTGCCCGTCGACTACACAACGGCCTACGCTGTCCTCTGCGAGTTCGGCTCCATCCGTGAGGGCAACTCTGTCATGGTACACGGCGCATGTTCTAGTATCGGAAAGGCATTCGTGCAGGTCGCTCAGCTTCAAAAAGCTGAGGTGTACACAACCGTGAGGAATCAGTCAGAGCGAGAGGAACTGGTCAAGCGATGCGGTATCCCGGAAGATCACGTCTTCAGCAGCCGTGACTTTTCAATGCGGTCTGCACAGCAGAAGCTGGCCAAGGGGCGTGGCATTAATGTTCTTATTACGGTGGTCGATGACCTTAACGACGGTGTCATCGACTGCATCGCACCATTCGGACGCATTGTTTACATCGGCTCAGTTGACGGAATCTCTAACACACGTGTCCCGCGAGGCCGCAACATCCGTCTCGAGTCCTTCGATCTTACATCTTGCCTCGCATTCGACCTGACCCGCACCGAGACCATGTTCCAGCACATGGTCGACATTGTCTTTGCCAACTGGAAGAATATCAGCCGCCCCTCGCCAACCGCGATCTATAGCTTCTCCCAGGTCGGCGATGCGTTTCGTCGGACGCAGTCTGAAGATCAGGATACCGTCAAGATCGTTCTCGAACCACGCGACGACGACATGATACCCGTCGTGCCGAGCCGGAAGTCCCTTAGCAGCTTCGATCCCCAGGCGTCGTACGTAATTGTTGGAGGTCTAGGTGGACTTGGGAGGTCCGTCGCGCGATGGATGGCCTGTCGAGGGGCCAAGAACCTCATCCTCCTTTCGAGACGTGGCGCAGTGGAGAAAGCTGCAATTGAGCTGCTTTCTGAGCTCGAGGCTGTGTGTGATAATGTGGTCACTCCGGCCTGCGATGTGACGGATGCCGGTGCTCTACAAACTGTTCTGGCTGAGCTTGCTACTACCCTTCCTCCCATCAAGGGATGCATCCAAGGTTCCATGGTGCTCCAA GACAATCTTCTCGAGAACATGTCGCTCGACAATTGGAAGGCAGCCGTACAGCCCAAGGTGCAGGCATCCTGGAACCTGTATAACGCCCTCGGCGACAAGATGGACTTCTTCGTCTTCCTCTCGTCGACTGTGGGAGTGACAGGAAGCCCCGAGCAGGCCAACTACGCCGCAGGAGGAACATTCCAAGACGCTTTTGCGCATCATCTCGTCTTTAAGGGCGTCAACGCCGTTTCGATAGACCTTCCGATCATCCGTGGCGTTGGTTACGTGGCAGAGAAGCCAGAACTCTGGGACTACCTCTCATCTGCAGGATGGACTCACATCACCGCGGACGAGCTCTATGCTGTGCTAGATTATCATTGCCGCCCGGCTAGTGCTGTTACATCCCAGGAAACGACGAGGGCGCAAGTTATCCCTCGCCTCTGGCTGCCGCAAGAGACAGCTGCGGAGGGGTACCAGACGCAGACGTGGGGAGAAGATCCTCTGTTTAGCCACCTGCGACTCACAGAGACGGACGATGCAGAGAGAGGAGATGATGCGAACAAGGGCATCAACCACAAAGCACACCTGCAATGCGCGTCTTCACTGGAAGAAGCCGAGAAGATTGTGCTCGACGCTCTCCTTCTCAAGATTGCGCGGATGCTCAGCATCGACGCGCTCAATCTTGAGACATCCAAACCGCTTCACGCGTACGGCATCGACTCGCTGACGGCGGTTGAGCTCCGGTCATGGCTGATGAAGGAGCTTGGGGCAGAGGTATCTGTCTTTGACATTACGAATAACTCGAGCATCGCGCAATTGGCGGTGCTCGCTACGAAGAAGAGCAGTCTCAGGCAGCGATTTGCTGATTAG
- a CDS encoding TAM domain methyltransferase: MLMDRFYNQQRLRKSGGSSLSSVGSGSPVGRHQPTRPPTAANSISAASTSTLLTASSSSERTRNFSTDSRPRTPPSTRPSMQSGEQDEYPEDHPSPTSDEVNEAVWAGGSDSDDGSDSDPTPGQSLRAVTNSSKSKIKTGKSSIFQSIFNKFAKTGKRFGFVPNTKEEQDRNVLQHQIIAELFDHRLHLGPVVKARAALDVGTGPGLWALLTAATAKKNPNCAVMGVDIEKVRPPYNVSNCQFKIMDITTDWNIGRQFDFIHVRMLGDIVEKEKFVDSIYRHLNPGGWVEFSEWIAILVSPDHSLEGTAFHKWNMLLQQGLQNMGRSMHYVSQYQPILEKSGFERMKLTKHAAPTNACYPGKKCQRFGTMMSSNWNAIIEPLSVPVFTIGLGWSEAQVLALVKKVRKEIDDTNYHSFMTLLTIYCRKPRSGASSSASLASSSRSAAQMSVSNVSSHG; encoded by the exons ATGTTGATGGACAGGTTCTACAACCAACAGCGGCTTCGCAAAAGCGGTGGTAGCAGCTTGAGCTCAGTCGGTTCTGGCTCTCCCGTGGGACGGCACCAGCCGACCCGTCCTCCAACGGCCGCCAACAGCATCTCGGCCGCCTCCACATCGACGCTGCTCACCGCTAGTTCGTCGTCCGAACGTACCCGCAACTTTTCCACAGACAGCAGGCCGCGCACGCCGCCATCAACGAGGCCGTCGATGCAGTCAGGCGAACAAGAC GAGTATCCCGAGGATCACCCGAGCCCGACCTCCGATGAAGTGAACGAGGCCGTCTGGGCGGGAGGGTCCGATTCAGACGACGGATCGGACAGCGACCCGACGCCGGGTCAGAGTCTCCGGGCGGTAACAAA TTCCAGCAAATCAAAGATCAAGACGGGCAAGTCGTCCATCTTCCAGTCTATCTTCAATAAGTTTGCCAAAACCGGAAAGCGCTTCGGCTTCGTGCCAAACACCAAG GAAGAACAAGACAGAAATG TCCTCCAACACCAGATCATTGCCGAACTCTTCGACCACAGACTCCACTTGGGCCCAGTCGTCAAGGCCAGGGCCGCCCTCGACGTAGGCACGGGGCCAGGGCTATGGGCATTA TTGACCGCCGCAACAGCCAAGAAGAACCCAAACTGTGCCGTGATGGGCGTCGATATTGAGAAAGTGCGCCCTCCATATAACGTGTCCAACTGTCAGTTCAAGATCATGGATATAACTACCGACTGGAACATCGGCAGACAGTTCGACTTCATCCATGTCCGTATGCTAGGCGATATCGTGGAAAAGGAAAAGTTCGTTGACTCCATCTATCGCCACCTCAACCCTGGGGGCTGGGTCGAGTTCAGCGAATGGATCGCGATCCTCGTATCCCCAGATCACTCACTAGAGGGGACAGCATTTCACAAGTGGAACATGCTTCTCCAACAGGGTCTTCAGAATATGGGCCGCTCCATGCACTACGTCTCACAATATCAGCCCATCTTGGAGAAGTCAGGGTTTGAGAGGATGAAGTTGACGAAGCACGCTGCTCCTACGAACGCGTGCTACCCGGGTAAGAAGTGTCAGCGGTTCGGTACCATGATGTCCAGCAATTGGAATGCCATCATCGAGCCGCTAAGTGTCCCTGTTTTTACTATTGGTCTAGGCTGGTCCGAGGCCCAGGTTCTTGCATTGGTTAAGAAGGTCCGCAAGGAGATTGATGATACGAACTACCATTCGTTCATGACGCT GCTTACGATATACTGTCGGAAGCCACGTAGCGGTGCATCATCGTCCGCATCGTTGGCGAGCTCATCTCGCTCGGCAGCTCAAATGTCGGTGTCCAATGTCAGTTCACATGGGTAG
- a CDS encoding methyltransferase, with protein MADLGADRTAAYGAVYSPSFLTIFYDKYVLGFNMSKVWGCSTEKLLLPFFSENFTRNHLDIGVATGWFPAAALARPFRATSKQRITLLDLTAPPLNAAKTRVLSVTTNTEVQCVEADVTEPPPKQLLGERFDSISMFNLFHCMPGGKAKLRAFGLYKELLSPEGVLTGCTVLGPNESTGWFTKFYLRWYNKWWGVFNNWDDKKEDIQEALDQEFEEVETWIVGQVMLFRAKKPRKALLDV; from the coding sequence ATGGCCGATCTCGGCGCAGACCGCACTGCGGCCTATGGCGCAGTCTACTCGCCCTCATTCCTCACAATCTTCTACGACAAGTACGTCCTAGGCTTCAATATGTCAAAAGTCTGGGGCTGCAGCACGGAAAAACTCCTTCTCCCCTTTTTCAGCGAAAACTTCACCCGCAACCACCTCGACATTGGCGTCGCTACGGGTTGGTTCCCGGCAGCCGCCCTGGCGCGGCCGTTCCGCGCCACCAGCAAGCAGCGTATTACGCTGCTGGATCTCACCGCGCCGCCTTTGAACGCGGCAAAGACCCGCGTGCTCTCAGTTACGACGAACACCGAGGTTCAGTGCGTTGAGGCTGATGTCACGGAGCCGCCGCCGAAGCAGCTTCTCGGCGAGCGGTTTGACTCCATTTCCATGTTTAATCTGTTCCATTGCATGCCTGGCGGCAAGGCCAAGCTTCGTGCATTTGGCTTGTACAAGGAGTTGTTGAGCCCGGAAGGTGTGTTAACCGGCTGCACGGTGCTGGGCCCAAATGAGTCGACTGGGTggtttactaagttctatctCCGGTGGTACAACAAATGGTGGGGTGTTTTCAACAACTGGGACGACAAGAAGGAGGACATTCAAGAAGCGTTGGATCAAGAGTTCGAGGAGGTTGAGACGTGGATTGTTGGACAGGTGATGCTGTTCAGGGCAAAGAAACCCAGGAAGGCGCTTCTTGATGTTTAA